The Salvia miltiorrhiza cultivar Shanhuang (shh) chromosome 2, IMPLAD_Smil_shh, whole genome shotgun sequence DNA window AGAAATCAATAGCATTTCTCAAGATTCAGACAACAAAATGGAGGTGTTTCAGTTAGTTTCGATGATTCTGGTTTCTTGGTCTGTGCTGGTTTCAGCAGACAGATCAACTTACATTGTACACATGGACAAATCTCTCATGCCTAAGGCATTCTCCACTCACCATCATTGGTATTCTTCCCTTCTTAAATCAGTAGCTCGGACGTGGCTCGACGCCGACGGATCCGAGCCGAAGCTCGTCCACACTTACGACAACGCCTTTCACGGTTTCTCCGCGGTGATGTCGGAATCCGAAGTGGCAGCTCTGAAGAAGTCGCCGGGCTTCCTCTCAGCTTATCCCGACGATGTCGTGACGCCTGACACCACCCATTCCTACAAGTTCTTGTCTCTGAACACCGCCACGGGGCTGTGGCCGGCGTCTCAGTATGGAAAAGACGTAATCATCGGCGTCGTGGACTCGGGGATCTGGCCGGAGAGCCCGAGTTTCAACGACGACGGGATGACCGGGATCCCGGCCAGGTGGAAGGGGATATGCCAGGCAGGCGACCAATTCAATTCGTCGCACTGCAACAAGAAACTCATCGGAGCAAGATACTTCAATGAAGGATCTCGAGCTTCCAATCCTGATATCAACATCACGATGAACTCGGCCAGGGACGAGTCCGGTCACGGCACTCACGTGGCATCCACGGCGGCGGGGAACTACGTCGACGACGTTTCCTTCTTCGGTTATGCAGGTGGAAGGGCGCGAGGAGTTGCTCCTCGCGCCCGTCTGGCTGCATATAAGGTGACTGGTTGGGATTCGGGGAGCGTCGAATCCGATGTGCTTGCCGGCATTGATCAAGCAGTGGCTGATGGAGTCGACATCCTGTCAATTTCTCTGAGCTACCTCCGGACTAATCTGTACGAGAATCCGATCGCAATAGCAGGATTCGGCGCGAGGGAGAAGGGTATCCTTGTCTCTGTCTCAGCAGGGAACCGAGGCCCGAGCGCTGCAACGCTGCTCGAAGGCATCCCATGGGCGGTGATCTCTGCGTCGGGGACAATTGACCGGTGGTTCGCCGGCACGCTGACTCTCGGGAACGGCAAAGCTGTGACCGGGTGGACTATGTTTCCGGCGAGAGCCGTGGTCAGAAAGCTGCCTCTTGTTTACAACGAGACTCTATCCGCCTGCAGCTCGAGCGAGTTAGTAGCGGAGGCTCCTGATGAGAGCATCATCATATGCAATATCACTGATGAAAGCACAGATTTCTCTTCCGTGATGAGTTATCTGTCGCAATCGAATGTCCGCGCAGCCATCGTGATTTCTGAAGACACGAGCATACTAAGATCCACCTCGTTTCCTTTCCCCGGAGTGGTGATCAGTCCCTCGGAAGCAGAGGGCGTGGTCAGCTACGCATCGTCAAGCGATACGCCAACAGCAAGTATTGATTTCCAACAAACCATTCTTGGAACAGAGCCACGAGCTGCCCCGGCCGTGTCGGGTTCCTCGTCGAGAGGCCCCGGCCGGAACTATCGAGAAATCTTGAAGCCGGACATAATGGCTCCGGGAGTCCTCATCTTAGCAGCATATAATCCATATTCTTCTGAAGCCAGCATTGGGAGCAACATAAACCTTGCAAGCGACTACACTCTGCTGTCTGGAACTTCAATGGCTTGCCCTCATATATCCGGCATTGCGGCGCTCCTCAAAGCCGCACATCCCGAGTGGAGCCCTGCAGCTATCCAGTCAGCGATGATGACGACCGCAAATCCACTGGATAATACCAACCAACCCATCAAGGACATGGGCTTCAACTATCGTCTTGCCACCCCTTTAGGCATGGGAGCAGGGCAGGTTGATCCCAACCGCGCACTTGATCCGGGTCTACTTTACGACGCAACCGTGCAAGACCACGTCAATCTTGTCTGTTCCATGAATTTCACCTCGGAGCAAACACGCACCATCATTAGATCAAGTTACAACTGCTCGAATCCATCCTCGGACTTGAATTACCCGTCTTTCATTGCGCTGTACGACACTGAAGTAAACAGAACGACTACAAGTCAGTTTAAGAGGACTCTCACAAATGTAGGGAAAGGTGCAGCTACATACAAAGTCAAGGTAGAAGAGCCGAAGAATGCGACGGTCATAATATCACCAAAGACGTTAGTTTTCCGAAAGAAATACGACAAGCAAAGCTATTCTGTGAGTATTCGTTATACCAGAAACAACGAGATCGAGCTTGAGACCACAGATGGTTCACTCACTTGGATTGAAGTGAATGGCAAGCACACAGTCAGAAGTCCCATTGTGGTCTATCCTAGACTCAACAACGATGATGATTAGTTTAATTTCAGCAAAAGTTTAATCATCTCTATTTCAAACATCTTCTACTATCATGTTCTAATAACAAAATGCATTTCATGCTTTCCTTCACACCTACTATTTCAATAATGTAAAAGTCATAAGGGATATGAACATCACTGCTACCATACTTGACTTTGATGGAAACATTAGAAATTTAGAATGAATAGATTTGCATCTTGCTTATATCTCCCAAACTCGAAGCTAAGATATTTGTTAAAATAGGCCAGTGTGCGTGTGTTATTTATTTGGTGTTGCAcatgaatattgaaaattataaatcatacaaaatttaaacattaatgtaattttttttacaatttgaAAATTCTTTAAAATTGAATCTGACATGGTAGTTTGGTGGCAAATTTTGTGTGAGATGGCTTCAACGCATCCAACCAAAACAACATCAGTTTACTTAtcgaaatattaaaaaaatcaagattattttaaaaattccaCCTGACCTTCATCCCCCTATAAAAGATTACTAAGGAGCGACACccttattatattttctcaagaGAATTATTCTCCAGCCCAATGGGCCATCTCGAAACCCAATTGGACTAGCCCATATAACCCGGTGAACTGATCAGGTCACCCCATATTAGCCCGACTTTGATTTCGGGCTGTAAATATTCGATCATAATACTCTATTTCTTTTAGGTTTTTCAGGTTAATACTTTGGATTCGAACCGGATTAATATTCCTATTAATACCATAGAAGACATTCTTCACGGCTAAATTAATAACCTCCATATAAATTTTcacataaataatatatatactatatgtaAGATGAAATTATATAGGGGAGTTTAGTTTTTTGGGAGACACGAGGCTACCACCAAACTGGCTATGAAACCaatcaagattttttttatgaagaAAAGAGAATTAGCTATGAAACCAATCAAGATTTTCTTTATGAAGAAAAGAGAATTAATAATGGCCTCTATTTTTCTCTTGGTGGCTCCAACCCCAATTAATGACTGCAGCCACAACAAGGCTAGGGGTAGGTCAACTCTCATATTTTGTACcgttaaatttattttctcaataattaaatgaataaataacaGCAATATTTTCTCTCGTTCTCACCACACTTATCATAAAGGGAAATCTATTtcgcttcttctttttttctttaaaaaatatgaatagtacgaaatgataaaaaaaaattggctcgTCGGTTATCGTCCCCAAATTCAGTCCCTTTATGAGAATTTTTATCTCTGTCATTGCTCCCATCCTATtttaattagataaaaaaattatatcaattGAATTGAGTTTGATTGTCGTACCAATCAAGATACTCCTACAAGATTTAGTTGCTTTTTTGTGATTGGCTCTCTTAATTCCCCCAAAGACAAACCAAAATGAAAAAGGTCGTCGCATGAGGAAAATCTGCCTTTAGTCTTTTTCCTGGGCTCAAGACTCAAGTCCTCTCCTCAGCTTCCAATTATATTTTTACGGACAAATGAAAATTTGTGAAAAATTACCACACCATGAAATAATTAGAATCAAGCTTTCGCCACTGATTTTGGATTAActtagaatatttttttatcgaTTTAGAACCCAAAAGATACATTATGTATCTATCTAGCTATGATCTAGAAGGCAAAAGAAAGATGAAAAAACTACCAACTTTGGGTTTCAATGATTCAAACTATTAACATATGGCCATGAATTTcgattttttgttttatatattttcaactaCCAATGGAATAAGTGAGGTGGAAGCAGAAAAATATgttcattgtttatttgtttcTTCTTCATCTCCCAAATCCATTTTTCGGTGGTCTTTTTTTctcttcccctctctctctacaATTTCAACCCCTCCTTATTCTCCAAACTCTAGTGATTCATCGTTTGATAaaaacaaaggataattttcaacaaatttaatactactaataataaaaattggtaGGAATTTGAGCCCGCCGGTGGAAATAAGTGCAAGAACGATCCCAACATGTAACTGGAGTTTCCTTAAAAAGAACTACACTAACATGACTGCATCAGACTCCGATTCACATATACTAATTCATAATTTCATTGATTTTAATTCCTTTACTACAAATAAAAACATAGTGGGCCTTAATATTCTCGGTTATTGAAATTACAATCCATGTCCATTAACTGGACATTgtagttttattgttttactttttcaattcttttggCCATTCCATAATTGGTACTACATAAATGATATTTGCATCACCTATTTATTTACTGAATTTTTTCTCCCTTcattttttaagtgtcctaataaaaaataaatctcatcTCTAAATAAATGttcaattttaaattctttAGGTAAAAtgattctttatctttttaatcTTCTATGCAACAAttagtgataaaaaaaataccaactTTCGTTATATGTGTATTTTAACGGCATaaaattctttaaaaaaatggaGCGAGTATAAATTATTCCCATCCCAATTAAAACATTCAACTCCATGATTGGTGGTAGGGGCTAATTTGTTGTTTCTTCATAGTAGCAATGGACATAGCTAAGAAAACCCAAAAATCATAACCAAGTGGGATTGGGACAGGATACCCACTTATTATCTTTCACGTACACAATATATTACACACCCTATATTAAACAATGTAATTAATTGAAAGAATTTCCAGCTCATTAGTCCTAGCTTCTATATGTACAATTAAATGAAAAAACTGAATTTACAGCAACATTTTGCTAAATTATTTTGTGCTCCATCCATGGGTACAAAAGTAGTGTCTGCTTCTTAAATCTTGAGGTCCATAGTAGCTCCCTTCCGTTAGCTCCACAGGCTTCAGTCATTTATCCTCTTATCagctttttttttatgtatttttgttcGTGTCTTAATATTTTCTATCAGTAAATAATTTTATCCCTTAGTTGATAATTAAGAgtgtattttatatatatgacaATCAATGGTTTTATTTGCCTCAATTCTAAAGCAACTATTAAATCAAAGGATCACTAATATACAAATTTCTATGATTCTCTATACCACTTTGAGGTGGGATTCctaaagaaatttaattatgaCATATAAatgtattattaatttattagactAAATCAACTCTAatcacattaattaaaatataattttatcaaaCAATAGTCAcatattacaaatatatatctaatacATATTCTATAAAATCCGATATTGATAAAAACGCATCATAGTCAAATATATTACGTCTTATCTTATATACGTACTGCGGAGCCAACGAGTTTATGTAATTTAGAGTTTTCAAATCATGACTAATTAGAGACTTGATTGATTCTATGTAAACTTTCCAATCTTCAAGTTTTAGTAAatgaatatataataatttaatggACAAAAACGTTAATTAATCCCTTTCTCGAACGAGAAAAGCATGTTGAGGTGGGGTCTTGCAAGCCCTCTCTCCATACAATATATAAGTGCTCGAGCTCATGTGTTTCAAGAATTACACAGCACCCAATTTCACTACACAAACATGCCAATTCTCCAGATATTGTGGTGCTTTGTGTTGATCATACTTGCACAATTCACGTCCATTATTTTTGCAGATGATTACGATACCTACATTATCCACATGGATTCAACAGCCATGCCCAAAGCCTTCTCTACTCATCACAATTGGTACTTAACCACACTCTCATCAATATCCAACACAAACACAATCAAAccttcatcatcctcatccaaaCTCATCTACACTTACACCAATGCCATCAACGGCTTCACCGCACTCCTCTCCCCCTCCGAGCTCCGATCCCTCGCCAACTCCCCCGGTTTCATTGCCTCCATCCGCGACACCACCGTCAAGCTCGACACCACCCACTCCAACCAATTCCTCGGCCTCAACGATGACCACGGCTTATGGCCCGCCTCCGGCTATGGCCATGACATCATCATCGGCCTCGTGGACACCGGTGTCTGGCCGGAGAGCCGGAGCTTTGCCGATGCCGGCCTCGGCTCGATCCCATCAAGATGGAAGGGCACATGCGAGAGCGGCACCAAATTCAACTCCTCATCATGCAACAACAAACTCATCGGCGCTCGATACTTCAACAAGGGTCTACTCGCAAGGTACCCGAACCTTACCATCTCGATGAACTCCCCGCGTGACACTGACGGCCACGGCACCCACACGTCGAGCACCGCTGCAGGGGGTGCCGTAGCGGGCGCCTCCTTCTTCGGCTATGCCAAGGGCACCGCCCGGGGGCCGCGCCCGGAGCCCGAGTGGCAATGTACAAGGCCTTATGGGACGAAGGGTCCCGCCTCTCCGACATCATTGCCGCCATCGATCAGGCGATTGCCGATAAAGTCGACGTCATCTCCATATCCCTAGGCATCACCGGCGTTCCCCTGTTTTCCGATCCCATCGCAATAGCCTCATTCGCGGCCATGGAGAATGGCATCTTCGTCTCCACCTCCGCCGGCAACGAGGGTCCCTTCCTCGCGTCTCTCCACAACGGCACGCCGTGGGTCCTCAACGTCGCCGCCTCAACTATCGACCGAGAATTCCACGGCGTCGTTGTGCTGGCAAACGGCGTTTCCGTCACTGGGCAGTCACTCTACCCCGGAAACTCCTCTGCCACACAATTTCCCCTGATCTTACCCAAATCCTGCAATGACGCAAAATCACTGAAAACCGTCGGAAACAAAAGCATAATCGTGTGCGTCGACACCAACGACACTGTAAGCGAGCAACTCTACTACGCCGGCGAGGCCAATGTCGCCTGCGGCGTGTTCATCACCAACTCCACCGACGTCTCACTCTACACGCAAACATCATTCCCAGCAATCTTCATCCAGCTCGAAAACGGCGCCAAAATCCTCGACTACATAAAAAACTCATCCAAACCCCCGAAAGCAAGCCTACATTTCAAACAAACAATTGTCGGCACGAAACCCGCACCGAAGCTCGCGAGCTACAGCTCACGGGGGCCGTCGCCGAGCTGCCCCTTCATCCTAAAACCCGACCTCATGGCCCCCGGCGACCAAATCCTCGCGGCATGGCCGTCGGAATCTGCAGTGACGCAAGTGAAATCAGGAGAAATTTACAGCGACTTCAACATCATATCGGGAACGTCCATGTCCTGCCCCCACGCGGCGGGCGTGGCGGCCCTGCTGAGGGGGGCCCACCCGGGGTGGAGCCCCGCGGCGATCCGGTCGGCGATGATGACCACGGCGAGCGCCGCGGACAACACGGGCAGCCCGATCGCCGACCTGGGGCTGGGCAACCAACCGGCCACGCCCCTCGACATGGGGGCCGGCCACGTGGACCCGAACAGGGCGCTTGACCCCGGCCTCGTCTACGACGCCGGGAGGGACGACTACGTCGCCCTCATGTGCGCGCTCAACTTCACCGATGCTCAGATTCAGACGGTGACGCGATCAAGCTCTTACAACTGCTCGAAGCCGTCGCTGGACCTCAACTACCCCTCGTTCGTCGCCTTGTTCCGTGTGTACGACGGCAAGAGTTCGGGCGCCGCCGTCGAGTTTCGGAGAAGTGTGACTAATGTTGGTGATGGGAAGTCGGTCTACGCTGCGAAGCTGAGTGCGACGGGTGGGTTAAAAATGAGCGTTTCGCCGGAGAAGTTGGAGTTTGGTGAAATGAATGAGAAAAGGAGCTTCATTTTGAGAGTGGAGGATCCGAGATTGGTGAGGAATAACTCAGTTCTTTATGGCTCGTTGAGTTGGATTGAATCCGGTAACGGTAAACGTGTAGTTAGAAGTCCCATTGTGGCCACGAATATATCTCCTGACTTGATTCCGCCGGCACAAACACATTGATATTGTTATCCTacaagtaatatttttttttttgtatatttgaATTTTGTGCTTTTAGCTTTGTAAATTGAGCTAGCTTCAATGGCTGTTAATGGAGTTAGTTAGTTTATACACATATAGGGgtgtgtttggctgagcttatttTGAAGAAGCTCCAACAACTTGTAAGAGatgttttaagagcttatacTTAAGATTTAAAGTCTTCaaagtttataagttgtcaaagcaTATGGATGATTCAACTTGGTAAGCTATGGAAAGAGAATTGTGAGttataaaaagaaaatggaaGAGACACGAAATtcaaagattatatatatgatgaaaacAATAAGTCATGGgagaattatttttgtaaaatgattgtaacttactccctccgtcccacgaatcttgacacgtttggtttcggcacgagaattaaggagttgtagattagtgtttaatttaagtgtgtagttaataaagtactccctccgtcccaataatgaagacacacttcatttgggcacggaggtTAAGGCAAGATAGTTTAGGAAATAAAGTGTTTAATTAAGAAGTTGATTAGGagttttatttacttttattttaaatttattctgGTGTAGGTAAATTAGTactctctctcatcttctccaaccaccaccgccgccggcgccggcgccgatTCCATCTGCTATGCCACCGAAAATCAAACCCAGAAAAGCAAACCACCAAAAATCGAACCCAGAAATCAAATTTAGAAATCGCAGATCATCCAAAAAAATGTCCAAAAAATTGAGCATCGAAAACTGATTCAAAATTAACACTACACGATTTCTGCGACTTTTACAAAAATTGAACAAAGATTCGAGTTTTAAGCGATTCTTGAAAGTTTCGAATCAACCAAGCGAGAAACAGAATCGTACTCCCCTCTCTCCTTCAGAAGTCGCCGACCATGATAGCCTCTCCCTGAATCCGACGGGTGCTCCCTCTTTTTCAGTCTAGCGGAATCCCTCTTCcccaaatcgagccctaatttttCAAAGCTCAAATCTCAATTTCTCCATTTGCtcccagatccgccgcccctgCATACCCTAGCCCCCAGATCCGCCGAAGAAGAGAGAGGGATGGGTGGCGGCTGTTCGGCCGGAGAAGGCGGCGGAAtggaggaggaggcggcggcggcagacaTAGAGGTctagagcgagagagatgaaggAGAACCGAGAGGGATAGAGAGAGGGGTCGGACAGGGGCGGTCGCGGCGCGACGTCGTGCCTCACCGGCGACGACTTCgccgaggaggaggaggaggagatgggGCGGCGGGGATGGGAGTGTTTCAGAAATGGTGCCGagaagagagaatgagagaggcgGGGATGGGAGTGTTTCAGAAAGGATTTGAGGGAAATACCGTAATTAAGCCACAATTAACTAGCTATTGGA harbors:
- the LOC131010815 gene encoding subtilisin-like protease SBT3 encodes the protein MEVFQLVSMILVSWSVLVSADRSTYIVHMDKSLMPKAFSTHHHWYSSLLKSVARTWLDADGSEPKLVHTYDNAFHGFSAVMSESEVAALKKSPGFLSAYPDDVVTPDTTHSYKFLSLNTATGLWPASQYGKDVIIGVVDSGIWPESPSFNDDGMTGIPARWKGICQAGDQFNSSHCNKKLIGARYFNEGSRASNPDINITMNSARDESGHGTHVASTAAGNYVDDVSFFGYAGGRARGVAPRARLAAYKVTGWDSGSVESDVLAGIDQAVADGVDILSISLSYLRTNLYENPIAIAGFGAREKGILVSVSAGNRGPSAATLLEGIPWAVISASGTIDRWFAGTLTLGNGKAVTGWTMFPARAVVRKLPLVYNETLSACSSSELVAEAPDESIIICNITDESTDFSSVMSYLSQSNVRAAIVISEDTSILRSTSFPFPGVVISPSEAEGVVSYASSSDTPTASIDFQQTILGTEPRAAPAVSGSSSRGPGRNYREILKPDIMAPGVLILAAYNPYSSEASIGSNINLASDYTLLSGTSMACPHISGIAALLKAAHPEWSPAAIQSAMMTTANPLDNTNQPIKDMGFNYRLATPLGMGAGQVDPNRALDPGLLYDATVQDHVNLVCSMNFTSEQTRTIIRSSYNCSNPSSDLNYPSFIALYDTEVNRTTTSQFKRTLTNVGKGAATYKVKVEEPKNATVIISPKTLVFRKKYDKQSYSVSIRYTRNNEIELETTDGSLTWIEVNGKHTVRSPIVVYPRLNNDDD